The following coding sequences lie in one Neosynechococcus sphagnicola sy1 genomic window:
- a CDS encoding FHA domain-containing protein gives MTASPARLEVIKNIGRQEFLIEQDTVSIGRAPDNHLILNDPTISRYHAQIDRGSEGYFITDLDSAIGTKVNEFQLTAKTAQALSNGDLIQIGTFTLCFRTNQQITPHATLSYGLATTAPVLRIITDQWFQDFSLNRETLLLGSHPTCDIVIHDPAVVACHARLVRQADNRFTIINLSTPEALTDQGRPVDQRDLQAGDSLRITPSLSLSYRGVQPIEEMALEKVWLPRLPVTQLEGYEPETMALTSLTELGISLPPDNLSLSGRNSLSIGRDPRNDMVISHPTVSRFHAKVERQNGSFVLNDLGSSNGTYVNGKEVMSPVVLRTGDTIRIGCDRLVLNIDESFTQHVEEGNLRLDALNLCKVVGKGTQILNHVSLSILPREFVAILGPSGSGKSTLLDALNGLRPASSGAVLVNSMDLYKNYHAYHAQLGYVPQKNIIHEELTIAQALEFAAQLRMPPDTTPEERRQRIQVVLAELGLSHRQQVPIKLLSGGQQRRVCIGVELLTKPSLFFLDEATSGLDPGTEADMMSLLRQLADQGRTILIITHATQNIRECDLVIYMAEGGRVAYFGPPEQMLDYFRDNFREQFQGMKLQDFSGIYRALDIEKNPNAPSAEELQQKYCQSHLYQQYVVQRQQGIVLDDSRKNSRTRPKFPPQSRQRVSAWQQFLILSGRNLAILLQDRTNLLLTLAIAPLLAMLDFFTWKSNLFDATHGSAAQALTMLFVTALVAVMVGAMTTMRELIKEVEVYRRERMIGLQVLPYVLSKVWIGALLAIYQGGAYLLVIKLAVNLPGGLEVTWQMYVTLVLAIFGGMVTGLLVSAIAPNQNVAPLLILMFLIPQIIFSGGIQPIGSFGLPGQVINNLTVIKWPFETLVTLSGLGQGVAKDACWQKTEAERDQLTDAQLSQCHCFGSQVFKVCDFPGIKAKYDPAVDLPQPVKPTPPGEMPFDPILALQYQSQVDAYQKAMETWQTNYLDWQQKRSKSINEAEGLINRFNKDQGYMFNVNVVQHWRNLGLLILGMLVVIPLLQKRKDFV, from the coding sequence ATGACGGCAAGTCCCGCCCGGTTAGAAGTAATCAAAAACATTGGTCGGCAGGAGTTTCTGATCGAGCAGGACACGGTCAGCATTGGTCGAGCGCCGGACAATCACTTGATTTTGAACGATCCAACGATTTCTCGCTACCACGCCCAGATTGATCGGGGCAGTGAAGGCTACTTCATTACAGATCTTGATAGTGCCATTGGCACCAAGGTGAATGAGTTCCAACTCACTGCAAAAACAGCTCAAGCCCTGAGCAATGGCGATCTGATTCAGATTGGTACGTTTACGCTCTGCTTTCGCACCAATCAACAGATAACTCCCCACGCCACCCTCTCCTATGGTTTGGCGACAACAGCTCCCGTTCTGAGAATTATTACCGATCAATGGTTTCAAGATTTTTCCCTGAATCGGGAAACATTACTACTGGGTTCTCACCCCACCTGCGATATTGTCATCCATGACCCAGCGGTGGTTGCCTGCCACGCCCGTCTGGTTCGACAGGCAGACAATCGCTTCACGATCATCAACCTCAGCACCCCAGAAGCATTGACCGATCAGGGCAGGCCAGTGGATCAACGGGATCTGCAAGCAGGGGATAGCCTGCGCATCACCCCATCCCTGAGTTTGTCCTATCGAGGGGTGCAACCTATAGAGGAGATGGCCCTGGAGAAAGTTTGGTTGCCGCGCCTGCCCGTGACGCAGCTGGAGGGCTATGAACCAGAAACGATGGCCTTAACCAGCCTGACGGAACTGGGCATTAGCCTGCCCCCCGATAACCTCTCCCTCAGTGGCCGCAATTCCTTGAGCATTGGCCGTGATCCGCGCAATGACATGGTGATCAGTCATCCCACGGTCTCCCGCTTCCACGCCAAGGTTGAGCGGCAAAATGGTTCTTTTGTCCTCAATGATCTGGGTTCCAGTAACGGCACCTATGTGAATGGCAAAGAAGTCATGTCCCCCGTCGTGCTGCGGACAGGGGATACCATCCGCATTGGGTGCGATCGCTTAGTGCTGAATATTGATGAATCCTTCACCCAACATGTTGAGGAGGGGAATCTCCGCTTAGATGCCCTGAATCTCTGTAAGGTGGTGGGCAAGGGTACCCAGATTCTCAACCACGTCTCCCTATCGATCTTGCCCCGGGAATTTGTCGCCATTCTTGGCCCCAGTGGCAGTGGTAAGTCCACCCTGCTGGATGCCCTCAATGGGCTGCGCCCAGCCAGTAGTGGGGCGGTGTTGGTGAATAGTATGGATTTGTACAAGAACTACCACGCCTACCATGCTCAACTGGGTTATGTCCCTCAGAAAAATATCATCCATGAGGAATTGACCATTGCCCAGGCCTTAGAATTTGCGGCCCAACTGCGGATGCCCCCCGATACCACCCCAGAGGAACGCCGCCAACGGATACAAGTCGTCCTCGCTGAATTGGGGCTCTCCCATCGGCAGCAGGTTCCGATCAAGTTATTGAGTGGAGGGCAGCAACGCCGTGTCTGTATTGGGGTGGAGCTGCTAACCAAGCCCAGCCTGTTCTTTTTGGATGAGGCCACCTCGGGTCTTGACCCCGGCACCGAAGCGGACATGATGAGCCTCCTGCGGCAGTTGGCCGATCAGGGGCGCACGATTCTGATCATCACCCACGCGACGCAAAATATTCGAGAATGTGACCTCGTCATTTACATGGCAGAGGGGGGACGGGTCGCCTACTTTGGCCCCCCTGAGCAGATGCTGGATTACTTCCGCGATAACTTCCGGGAACAGTTCCAGGGCATGAAGCTCCAAGACTTCTCCGGCATCTACCGAGCCTTAGATATTGAGAAAAACCCCAACGCTCCTTCGGCGGAGGAACTCCAGCAAAAATATTGCCAGTCCCACCTCTATCAACAATACGTGGTGCAGCGGCAACAAGGCATCGTCCTAGACGATAGCCGCAAAAACAGCCGCACCCGTCCTAAGTTTCCTCCCCAGAGTCGTCAGCGGGTTTCCGCTTGGCAGCAGTTTCTGATTTTATCGGGTCGCAATCTGGCAATTCTGCTTCAGGATCGCACCAATCTCCTCCTGACCCTGGCGATCGCCCCTCTGCTGGCAATGCTCGACTTTTTTACCTGGAAGTCCAATCTGTTTGACGCTACCCATGGCAGTGCGGCCCAAGCGCTGACGATGCTGTTTGTCACCGCCTTGGTGGCGGTGATGGTGGGAGCCATGACCACGATGCGAGAGTTGATCAAAGAGGTAGAAGTCTACCGCCGGGAACGGATGATTGGTCTCCAGGTTTTGCCCTACGTGCTCTCGAAGGTTTGGATTGGGGCGCTGCTGGCCATCTACCAGGGAGGGGCTTATCTGCTGGTGATCAAACTCGCGGTTAACCTTCCCGGTGGGTTGGAAGTGACCTGGCAGATGTATGTGACCCTGGTGTTGGCAATCTTTGGGGGCATGGTGACCGGTCTGCTCGTCTCTGCGATCGCCCCGAATCAGAATGTGGCTCCGCTGCTGATTCTGATGTTTTTGATTCCCCAGATCATCTTCAGTGGTGGCATTCAACCGATTGGTTCCTTTGGGTTACCCGGCCAGGTGATTAACAATCTCACCGTGATTAAATGGCCCTTTGAGACCTTAGTCACCTTGTCGGGTTTGGGGCAAGGGGTGGCGAAGGATGCTTGTTGGCAGAAAACTGAAGCCGAACGGGATCAATTGACCGATGCCCAACTCAGCCAATGTCACTGTTTTGGCTCCCAGGTGTTTAAAGTCTGTGACTTCCCTGGCATTAAGGCGAAGTATGACCCCGCCGTTGATCTGCCCCAGCCCGTGAAGCCAACCCCACCGGGAGAGATGCCCTTTGATCCAATCTTGGCTTTGCAGTATCAAAGCCAAGTCGATGCCTATCAAAAAGCCATGGAAACCTGGCAAACGAACTATCTTGACTGGCAACAAAAACGCAGTAAGTCCATCAATGAAGCGGAGGGTCTGATCAACCGCTTCAACAAAGACCAGGGCTATATGTTCAATGTCAATGTGGTTCAACACTGGCGCAATTTAGGCTTATTGATTCTGGGGATGTTGGTAGTGATCCCGTTGTTGCAAAAACGCAAAGATTTTGTTTAG
- a CDS encoding chemotaxis response regulator protein-glutamate methylesterase: MRIAIVNDMPMAVEALRRALMNTPDLDIAWIAQSGADAIAQCAKDKPDLILMDLLMPGMDGVETTRQIMQNTPCAILIVTASVASNVGKVFDAMGYGALDAVDTPVLGVQGNASATLTLLSKIATLSKLIGKFSQSAKAPPVAYTHKSASARITPPSAPTAHASSPQPLNHSSRPPLIAIGSSTGGPKALAVILSRLPADFGAAIAIVQHVDQQFSDGLVDWLNQQTPLPVRRVKVGDRLEKGTVLVAGTNDHLSLRADLTLHYVKEPADYPYRPSVDVFFKSLAQHWSHQETAVLLTGMGQDGAEGLSTLRSRGWHTIAQDKESSVVYGMPKAAAELNAAVEILSPEAIANVIIRRLKLRTSRT; the protein is encoded by the coding sequence TGCCTGGATTGCTCAAAGTGGGGCGGATGCCATTGCTCAGTGTGCGAAGGACAAACCCGACCTGATTCTCATGGATCTGCTCATGCCTGGGATGGATGGGGTAGAAACCACTCGGCAAATTATGCAAAATACGCCCTGCGCCATCCTAATTGTCACGGCCAGTGTCGCCTCCAATGTCGGCAAGGTATTCGATGCGATGGGATATGGAGCTTTAGACGCCGTCGATACTCCAGTCTTGGGCGTTCAAGGAAATGCCAGTGCCACCCTGACATTGTTGAGCAAGATTGCCACTCTCAGCAAGCTGATTGGCAAATTCTCCCAATCTGCAAAAGCTCCTCCAGTGGCTTACACCCATAAATCTGCTTCTGCGAGAATCACGCCCCCATCCGCTCCCACGGCTCACGCCTCCAGTCCACAACCCCTAAACCACAGCTCACGCCCCCCACTGATCGCGATTGGTTCTTCCACAGGTGGCCCCAAAGCCCTTGCTGTGATTCTGTCTCGGCTTCCTGCTGACTTTGGAGCCGCGATCGCCATCGTTCAGCATGTCGATCAACAATTTTCTGACGGATTAGTGGATTGGTTGAATCAGCAAACCCCCTTGCCGGTTAGGCGAGTCAAAGTCGGCGATCGCCTGGAAAAAGGCACTGTGTTGGTAGCCGGAACCAACGACCATCTGAGCCTCCGAGCCGATTTGACCTTGCACTATGTGAAAGAGCCTGCTGATTATCCCTACCGCCCCTCGGTGGATGTATTTTTCAAAAGTTTGGCTCAGCACTGGAGCCACCAGGAAACCGCTGTGTTATTAACAGGTATGGGACAGGATGGTGCAGAAGGACTCAGTACCCTGCGATCGCGGGGTTGGCATACCATCGCCCAGGATAAAGAGAGTTCTGTGGTCTATGGAATGCCGAAAGCCGCCGCCGAGTTAAACGCGGCAGTGGAGATTTTGTCCCCAGAGGCGATCGCTAATGTCATCATCCGGAGGTTGAAGCTCAGAACATCTCGAACCTGA
- the pbpC gene encoding penicillin-binding protein 1C — translation MGQPWLQRLYRIQHQGDRTGRSLGSVWFRLPRSVSLILMLMGLGLTVRLLPYLAPIHAQDLLQDQQAVTLRDRHGLLLGTLLSRDQEHTMAVALDQISPLLIQAVLAAEDGRFYDHGALDLRAIARAVLEAVAARQVVSGASTITMQLARMLHPSPRTWVGKLQEIWDSWRLTAGMSKDDILMAYLNRLPMGGNIYGVEAAARIYFGTSARELNLAQASLLAALPNDPNHLNPYDHWSALKRRQRYVLAQMVQDGYLTSAQADRAAMTAVALQPRQQGILAAPHFLFWLARQLPPQHPSQIRTTLDLPLQTFVETQVQQVLQSLTVHNVHQAAVLVVDNHSGEVLAYVGSPDYFADTQLGRNDGVQALRQPGSTLKPFVYELALERRVIRPNTVLADVPTYYAIPGAQLYSPSDYSETFQGPVRVRVALANSLNIPAVRVLERLGVPVFLERLRHLGFEHLTHSPDYYGLGLVLGSGEVSLWELTRAYVTLANQGQALPLVATRAVALPSASPPQPMPQAATWALITHMLSDPHARAKAFGVTSLLSLPFPAAVKTGTSSDYRDTWTVGFTTDYTVAVWVGNFNGDRMLQVSGITGAAPLWHRIMLHLHEHQEPEAFALPDGLVQRPVCALSGRRPTPACAAVVQEYFYPEDLSTYEQQPDTFYQGTGASTEGNAYQLNLPDEYNEWLTRQPYSISSEAGLKIIAPQNGDTFLLYPTASANPGSQRLEFKLAAESQTAVEWQLNGQPLAGQAGSSVFWPLRPGTWRLTAKRGKDQDQVQFQVISATDLPRSPRRGFAITPNR, via the coding sequence ATGGGACAACCGTGGTTGCAACGCCTGTATCGGATCCAGCACCAAGGTGACCGTACCGGGCGATCGCTGGGTTCAGTCTGGTTTCGCCTCCCCCGTTCGGTGTCCTTAATCCTGATGCTCATGGGTCTGGGGTTAACGGTGCGGCTCTTGCCCTACCTAGCGCCGATTCACGCCCAGGATCTGCTGCAAGATCAGCAGGCGGTAACTTTACGCGATCGCCATGGATTGCTTCTGGGAACGCTGCTCAGCCGGGATCAGGAGCACACAATGGCCGTGGCCTTAGATCAGATTTCCCCTCTGTTGATCCAGGCAGTGCTCGCTGCTGAAGATGGGCGGTTCTATGACCACGGAGCCTTAGATCTCCGAGCGATCGCCCGGGCGGTTCTGGAAGCCGTTGCCGCCAGACAGGTGGTCAGTGGTGCCTCTACCATCACCATGCAATTAGCCCGGATGTTACATCCATCCCCGCGCACCTGGGTGGGGAAGCTTCAGGAAATCTGGGATTCCTGGCGACTGACCGCTGGTATGAGCAAAGATGACATCCTGATGGCCTACCTGAATCGGTTGCCGATGGGGGGCAATATCTACGGAGTTGAGGCCGCAGCCCGCATCTATTTTGGAACATCAGCACGGGAGCTGAATCTGGCTCAGGCCAGTCTACTGGCAGCCCTGCCCAATGATCCAAACCACTTAAACCCCTACGATCACTGGTCAGCCCTGAAACGACGGCAGCGGTATGTTTTGGCGCAAATGGTGCAGGACGGCTATCTGACATCCGCCCAGGCAGATCGGGCGGCGATGACAGCCGTTGCCCTCCAACCGCGTCAGCAAGGAATTTTGGCAGCGCCGCACTTCCTGTTTTGGTTGGCCCGTCAACTCCCGCCCCAACACCCTTCTCAAATTCGCACCACCCTGGATCTGCCTTTGCAAACCTTCGTCGAAACCCAGGTGCAGCAAGTTCTTCAGAGTTTAACCGTCCACAATGTCCACCAGGCAGCGGTGCTAGTTGTCGATAACCATTCCGGGGAAGTCCTCGCCTATGTGGGGTCCCCGGACTACTTTGCCGATACCCAACTGGGTCGGAATGATGGAGTACAAGCCCTCCGCCAACCTGGCTCAACCTTGAAGCCCTTTGTCTACGAATTGGCCTTAGAGCGGCGGGTGATTCGACCGAATACGGTGTTGGCAGACGTGCCCACCTACTATGCGATTCCCGGTGCCCAGCTCTATAGTCCCTCGGATTACTCCGAAACCTTTCAAGGCCCGGTACGGGTGCGAGTCGCCCTGGCTAACTCCCTCAACATTCCGGCGGTGCGAGTGCTGGAGCGGTTGGGTGTCCCTGTATTTCTGGAACGTTTACGGCACCTCGGCTTTGAACATCTAACCCATTCCCCAGACTACTATGGCCTGGGACTGGTGCTCGGGAGTGGCGAAGTCAGTCTTTGGGAACTCACCCGTGCCTACGTCACCCTGGCAAACCAGGGACAGGCGCTCCCCTTGGTGGCAACCAGAGCCGTAGCGCTCCCGTCGGCATCCCCCCCCCAACCCATGCCCCAGGCTGCTACTTGGGCCTTGATTACCCACATGCTCAGCGACCCCCATGCCCGTGCCAAAGCCTTTGGGGTGACATCGCTGCTGAGTTTGCCCTTTCCGGCGGCGGTGAAGACGGGCACTTCCTCCGATTACCGAGATACCTGGACGGTCGGCTTCACCACGGATTACACCGTTGCCGTCTGGGTGGGAAATTTTAATGGCGATCGCATGCTTCAAGTTTCTGGCATTACTGGAGCCGCCCCCCTGTGGCATCGGATCATGTTGCACCTGCATGAGCACCAGGAACCCGAAGCCTTTGCCCTTCCCGATGGGCTAGTACAGCGCCCCGTATGTGCCCTTTCTGGACGGCGACCGACCCCCGCCTGTGCCGCCGTGGTTCAGGAATATTTTTACCCTGAAGATTTGTCAACCTATGAACAACAGCCCGATACCTTTTACCAAGGGACAGGAGCAAGTACAGAGGGAAATGCTTACCAGCTGAATTTACCGGATGAGTACAATGAATGGCTGACGCGGCAACCCTATTCCATCAGCAGTGAGGCTGGGCTGAAGATTATTGCCCCCCAAAATGGTGATACCTTTCTCCTCTATCCCACCGCCTCCGCCAACCCTGGTAGTCAACGCCTGGAGTTTAAGTTGGCCGCAGAGAGCCAGACCGCTGTGGAGTGGCAACTCAATGGACAACCCCTGGCAGGACAGGCTGGGTCATCTGTGTTTTGGCCGTTGCGCCCCGGCACTTGGAGGTTGACGGCGAAGCGAGGCAAGGATCAGGATCAGGTGCAATTTCAGGTGATTTCTGCCACTGACCTGCCGCGATCGCCCCGACGGGGATTTGCGATCACTCCCAATCGGTGA
- a CDS encoding tetratricopeptide repeat protein: MNPKLPPTDWGHRGKISPKPTHQPLKTTPGHHPIGLLWLQTIFLICFILFGASLAMTCGIYQILNTVNGKSYVGHARQIEQRWQQHTQDLDQVSALETRQYSLRSEFLAYNLRTVVTKAGRHGVFEFYITEVCAPEALLETQSRWIETLKPAYNVTPVVRRQRAPSSPAPKFWIYYHNFEKLGYLPIEPLLYHDKITSEYGKCLSVSVANRGIVTASGQPLYVIVGIGNRPRQYYLWGRFILEEILPSEEPPSLVYHLLADGELLKTPQFLNTPDFQAFKKACGYFRKGAIACGATPFQETLETLAKNHQPVGNTLDFSQLLEHFYAQVLRINPGEAGIYCQQGLLYYQQGQDHRAIQALDQAIQRRPQAAMAYYYRGLAYHQLGQIPQAWSDLQTALDLLKTQEQPSHLTAIVQTLIAELPPLADIHFQG, from the coding sequence GTGAATCCCAAACTCCCGCCTACCGATTGGGGGCACAGGGGCAAGATCTCCCCCAAACCAACCCATCAGCCTCTGAAAACGACTCCAGGCCATCACCCGATTGGATTACTCTGGTTACAGACGATTTTTCTCATCTGCTTCATCCTTTTCGGTGCTTCTCTGGCAATGACCTGCGGTATTTACCAAATCCTCAATACCGTCAACGGTAAATCCTATGTTGGTCACGCCCGCCAGATTGAGCAACGCTGGCAACAACACACCCAAGATCTGGATCAGGTGTCTGCCTTAGAAACAAGGCAGTATTCCTTACGGTCGGAGTTTCTAGCCTACAATCTGCGCACAGTGGTGACCAAAGCGGGTCGCCATGGGGTGTTTGAGTTTTATATCACCGAAGTTTGTGCCCCTGAGGCTTTACTAGAGACTCAAAGCCGCTGGATTGAGACCCTAAAACCAGCCTATAACGTCACCCCAGTGGTTCGCCGTCAACGGGCTCCATCCTCCCCAGCCCCAAAATTCTGGATCTACTATCACAACTTCGAGAAGTTGGGCTATTTGCCCATAGAACCGCTGCTCTATCACGATAAAATCACCTCGGAGTACGGTAAATGCTTGAGCGTATCAGTTGCGAACCGAGGGATTGTCACCGCCAGCGGCCAACCCTTGTATGTGATTGTTGGTATTGGCAATCGACCGCGACAATACTACCTTTGGGGGCGTTTCATCCTGGAAGAAATCTTGCCCAGTGAGGAGCCACCATCTTTGGTCTATCATTTATTGGCCGACGGCGAGTTGTTAAAGACCCCCCAGTTCCTCAATACCCCTGATTTTCAGGCGTTTAAAAAAGCCTGTGGTTATTTTCGTAAGGGGGCAATCGCCTGCGGAGCAACTCCCTTTCAAGAGACCTTAGAAACCTTAGCCAAGAACCATCAACCCGTCGGGAACACCCTGGACTTTAGCCAATTGTTGGAACACTTTTATGCTCAGGTGTTAAGAATCAATCCAGGGGAAGCTGGAATATACTGTCAACAGGGCTTACTCTATTACCAACAAGGTCAAGATCACCGAGCGATTCAGGCCTTGGATCAAGCAATTCAGCGGCGACCTCAAGCAGCCATGGCCTATTACTATCGCGGTTTAGCCTATCACCAACTGGGGCAGATTCCCCAGGCTTGGTCGGACTTGCAAACCGCACTGGATCTGCTGAAGACGCAGGAGCAACCCAGTCATCTGACGGCGATTGTCCAGACGCTGATAGCAGAACTGCCTCCCTTAGCCGATATCCACTTCCAAGGTTGA
- the sir gene encoding sulfite reductase, ferredoxin dependent, translating to MVQTPTPTPPPARKLSKVEGIKERSHGLREPLATELLQETTHFSEDGIQILKFHGSYQQDNRDHRVKGQEKDYQFMLRTRSPGGFIPPQLYLTLDQLSETYGNSTLRATTRQGFQLHGVLKKNLKVVMAAIVNSMGSTLGACGDLNRNVMAPPAPYRHRPEYGYAWEYAHQIADLLTPQTGAYYEIWLDGEKVISAEEAPAVKAARQRNGSGTIFSDQEEPIYGSHYMPRKFKCAVTVPGDNSVDLYSQDVSLVVITNPQGELEGFNVLAGGGLGRTHNKEETFPRLADPIGYVETADIYDLIKAIVATQRDYGDRGERRHARMKYLIEDWGVERFCAKVEEYFGKPILPFKPLPEFQYLDFLGWHEQGDGKLFLGLSIDNGRVHDQGTLQLKTALREIVQRFSLPMRLTPHQNLLFYDIEPSQQSEIQGILNRCGIQRETEIDPLVRYAMACPALPTCGLAIAESERVIPSILGRIRTLLSQVGLAGEHFVIRMTGCPNGCARPYLAELGFVGSGPDCYQVWLGAAPNQSRLSQAYLEKTAD from the coding sequence ATGGTACAGACTCCGACGCCCACCCCGCCGCCAGCCCGCAAACTTTCCAAAGTAGAGGGCATTAAGGAACGCAGTCATGGACTGCGAGAACCCCTGGCAACTGAACTGCTGCAAGAGACCACCCACTTCAGTGAAGATGGGATCCAAATCCTCAAATTTCACGGGTCCTACCAGCAAGACAATCGCGATCATCGAGTCAAAGGGCAGGAAAAAGACTATCAGTTCATGCTGCGAACCCGCAGTCCCGGTGGATTTATTCCCCCCCAACTGTATCTGACCCTCGATCAACTCTCGGAGACCTATGGCAACAGCACCCTGCGAGCTACCACCCGTCAGGGGTTTCAACTCCATGGGGTGCTGAAAAAAAATCTCAAAGTAGTGATGGCCGCCATCGTCAACAGCATGGGGTCTACCCTCGGAGCCTGTGGCGACCTCAACCGCAATGTCATGGCACCACCGGCTCCCTATCGCCACCGCCCCGAATATGGGTATGCCTGGGAGTATGCCCACCAGATTGCCGATCTCCTCACCCCCCAAACCGGGGCTTACTACGAAATCTGGTTGGATGGGGAAAAGGTGATCTCAGCGGAAGAAGCTCCAGCGGTGAAAGCAGCCCGCCAACGCAATGGCAGTGGCACGATCTTCTCGGATCAGGAGGAACCGATCTACGGCAGCCACTACATGCCCCGGAAGTTTAAGTGTGCTGTGACGGTTCCTGGAGATAATTCAGTGGATCTCTACTCCCAGGATGTCAGCCTGGTGGTGATCACCAACCCCCAGGGAGAACTGGAAGGGTTTAACGTCCTGGCAGGAGGGGGACTAGGCCGAACCCACAATAAGGAGGAAACCTTCCCGCGTTTGGCCGACCCCATTGGCTATGTGGAGACAGCCGATATCTATGACTTGATCAAGGCCATTGTCGCCACCCAGCGGGACTACGGCGATCGCGGCGAACGACGACACGCCCGGATGAAGTACCTGATCGAAGATTGGGGGGTCGAACGCTTCTGCGCCAAGGTTGAGGAATATTTCGGCAAACCGATTCTGCCCTTTAAGCCGCTGCCAGAATTTCAGTATTTAGACTTCCTCGGCTGGCACGAACAGGGGGATGGCAAGCTGTTTCTAGGGTTGTCGATTGATAATGGCCGGGTTCACGACCAAGGGACGCTGCAATTGAAAACCGCCCTGCGGGAAATTGTGCAGCGGTTTAGCCTCCCCATGCGCTTGACTCCCCACCAAAATTTACTGTTCTACGATATTGAGCCGTCTCAGCAGTCTGAGATCCAAGGGATTCTCAACCGCTGCGGCATTCAACGGGAAACCGAGATTGATCCCCTGGTGCGCTACGCCATGGCCTGTCCAGCATTGCCCACCTGTGGATTGGCGATCGCAGAGTCTGAGCGGGTGATTCCTAGTATCCTGGGGCGGATTCGCACCCTATTGAGTCAGGTCGGTCTGGCTGGGGAGCATTTTGTCATCCGGATGACGGGCTGTCCCAATGGCTGTGCCCGACCTTACCTGGCAGAGTTGGGGTTTGTTGGCAGTGGCCCCGACTGTTACCAGGTCTGGCTGGGAGCCGCCCCCAATCAAAGTCGCCTCTCCCAGGCCTATCTGGAAAAAACTGCCGATTGA
- the rnhA gene encoding ribonuclease HI encodes MTSPVVIYTDGACKGNPGPGGWAAILRYGDHTQEISGGAAATTNNRMEMMAAIQALQSLTRPCQVRLHTDSQLLVNTMTRNWKRKANLDLWAELDRLAATHQVEWTWVKGHGSDPWNIRADELAVKAAQAIIQR; translated from the coding sequence ATGACTTCTCCCGTTGTGATTTATACCGATGGTGCCTGTAAGGGTAACCCTGGACCTGGCGGCTGGGCTGCTATCCTCCGGTATGGAGACCATACCCAAGAAATTTCCGGCGGGGCGGCTGCCACCACCAATAACCGCATGGAAATGATGGCAGCGATCCAAGCCCTCCAATCCCTCACCCGACCTTGCCAGGTGAGACTACACACCGATAGCCAACTGTTGGTGAATACCATGACGCGTAACTGGAAGCGTAAGGCCAATTTAGATCTCTGGGCAGAGCTAGATCGGCTAGCAGCAACCCATCAAGTTGAGTGGACTTGGGTCAAAGGTCATGGCAGTGATCCTTGGAATATTCGGGCAGATGAGTTGGCAGTGAAGGCAGCCCAGGCTATTATCCAACGTTGA